From Zymoseptoria tritici IPO323 chromosome 6, whole genome shotgun sequence, one genomic window encodes:
- the ACP1 gene encoding ACP1 mitochondrial matrix acyl carrier protein (Mitochondrial matrix acyl carrier protein, involved in biosynthesis of octanoate, which is a precursor to lipoic acid) has product MFRNALLRSARCVAQQTSVRAARPAVRTALRSPFITSRVSAPATSISAIRCYASSAGLGQEEVTGRILDLLKNFDKLSANAHFTNDLGLDSLDTVEVVMAIEEEFSIEIPDKEADAIHSVNQAVDYIMKQPDGTRGPLHGQ; this is encoded by the exons ATGTTCCGCAACGCCCTCCTCCGATCCGCTCGATGCGTCGCCCAACAGACTAGCGTGCGTGCCGCGCGCCCAGCTGTCCGCACCGCCTTGCGCAGCCCCTTCATCACATCCCGAGTGTCCGCGCCTGCGACTTCCATATCCGCAATCCGGTGCTACGCTTCATCGGCCGGTCTTGGGCAAGAGGAGGTCACTGGTCGCATTCTCGATCTGCTGAAGAACTTCGACAAG CTTTCTGCCAACGCGCACTTTACCAACGACCTCGGGCTGGACAGCTTGGACACCGTGGAGGTCGTGATGGCGATAGAAGAG GAGTTCAGCATCGAGATTCCAGACAAGGAGGCAGACGCCATTCACAGCG TGAACCAAGCTGTCGACTACATCATGAAGCAGCCCGATGGTACGAGAGGACCCTTACACGGCCAATGA
- the MgSPT3 gene encoding SPT3, positive regulator of Ty transcription (In Saccharomyces this gene expresses a subunit of the SAGA and SAGA-like transcriptional regulatory complexes, interacts with Spt15p to activate transcription of some RNA polymerase II-dependent genes, also functions to inhibit transcription at some promoters), with translation MAENKAKYRTEIQQMMFVSGETGDPAAETTMMIESIVQQQVMEMLKRATDLAARRGVRTISTDDLIFLIRQDKAKVSRLRTFLSWKDVRKSAKDSDDKGGGGGDAGGVDDFDLAANDPTLGSGPAVGTRNNKNKKAKVGLPWDVSSFYSEQVPEREDEEDEEEEEMNAATLQRLKQADERTKGMNAEEYLHFSECRQASFTFRKGKRFREWAGFGVVTDSKPNDDIVDILGFLTYEIVTLLTEEALHVKAAEDALKRESGGDEEKRGRKRRREPGLFDPPEEARTPVSAKHIQEAYRRLQKPELKSRYMSHVPKGAWQRPLKLI, from the exons ATGGCCGAGAACAAGGCCAAGTATCGGACGGAGATCCAGCAG ATGATGTTTGTGTCTGGAGAGACTGGCGATCCTGCTGCCGAGACCACGATGATGATTGAGAGCATTGTCCAGCAGCAAGTTATGGAAATG CTCAAGCGTGCTACAGATCTAGCCGCTCGACGGGGCGTTCGTACCATCAGCACCGACGATCTTATCTTTCTCATCAGGCAAGACAAAGCTAAAGTCTCTCGTCTTCGCACTTTTCTCTCGTGGAAGGACGTACGGAAAAGCGCGAAGGATAGCGACGACaaaggcggaggtggtggtgatgcaGGCGGTGTCGATGATTTCGATCTGGCGGCGAATGATCCGACTCTTGGATCAGGCCCTGCTGTTGGTACCCGCAACAACAAGAACAAGAAAGCCAAGGTCGGACTGCCCTGGGATGTCTCGAGCTTCTACAGTGAACAGGTTCCGGAgcgagaagacgaggaggacgaggaagaagaagaaatgAACGCCGCGACTCTCCAACGCCTCAAACAAGCTGATGAGCGCACCAAAGGCATGAATGCAGAGGAGTATCTTCACTTTTCAGAATGCCGGCAAGCTTCATTCACATTCCGGAAAGGCAAACGATTTCGCGAATGGGCAGGGTTCGGTGTTGTCACGGACAGCAAACCAAACGATGACATCGTGGACATCTTGGGCTTTCTGACTTATGAGATTGTCACACTTTTGACCGAGGAAGCTCTTCATGTCAAGGCCGCCGAAGATGCTCTAAAGCGAGAAAGcggcggagatgaggagaagCGTGGTCGCAAGCGCCGACGCGAACCTGGACTGTTCGATCCACCAGAGGAAGCGAGGACTCCTGTCAGCGCGAAGCATATCCAGGAAGCCTATCGGCGTCTTCAGAAACCAGAGCTAAAGAGCAGATATATGAGCCACGTTCCGAAAGGTGCTTGGCAACGACCATTGAAATTGATTTGA